A DNA window from Hordeum vulgare subsp. vulgare chromosome 1H, MorexV3_pseudomolecules_assembly, whole genome shotgun sequence contains the following coding sequences:
- the LOC123410935 gene encoding uncharacterized protein LOC123410935: MQHGRTPVQFDPEVGSGAGDSDEGPSPTPSSARSTVWTPSDSPHELADQDNHRVGDEDFREHLAVLSSRPRPITVVGPRMDWEQQRKVDERLALYRIRASKMAQGVSMDELDDMTLRKEYPPEALEEAYYFSDYGREGTIDWHFDPDLSVHSYLSDYHRLVLKNGDGTRYLEWDKYCSWFTTYETDEEYLKYFEEISKKIKWIKRYMIFERESPEWIEMEARAYRQAVEIAVDFPHISSDLAFTAYTDHIFNMRSDYFDREEIDPLLFDIWKRVTKQKITFRQALDQIRQENMFPRHEKCIQFVLDYSSTYTRLQLTFDTCVEDIPDETPEDEGRRLITMAVWTKLHKEKTWSEYIMRKIEIAKHIGLDLQATCIPI; encoded by the exons ATGCAGCACGGGAGGACCCCCGTTCAGTTTGATCCAGAGGTCGGCTCCGGCGCCGGTGACAGTGATGAAGGCCCGTCTCCCACACCGTCCTCTGCGCGTTCTACGGTCTGGACGCCATCGGATTCGCCACACGAGCTCGCGGACCAGGACAATCACAGAGTCGGCGACGAGGATTTCCGTGAGCACCTCGCTGTTTTGTCCAGCAGGCCTCGCCCCATAACCGTCGTCGGGCCCAGGATGGACTGGGAACAGCAACGCAAGGTCGACGAGCGCCTTGCGCTCTACCGCATCAGAGCATCCAAG ATGGCACAGGGAGTGTCCATGGATGAGCTGGATGACATGACTCTGAGAAAGGAATACCCCCCGGAAGCTCTCGAGGAAGCGTATTACTTCAGTGACTACGGCCGTGAGGGCACCATCGATTGGCACTTCGACCCTGACCTCTCCGTCCACTCCTACTTGAGTGACTACCACCGCCTTGTCCTTAAAAATGGAGAT GGCACGAGGTATCTTGAATGGGATAAGTACTGCTCGTGGTTTACTACCTATGAAACAGATGAAGAGTATCTCAAGTACTTTGAAGAAATATCAAAGAAAATCAAG TGGATCAAACGTTACATGATATTTGAAAGAGAATCTCCTGAG TGGATAGAGATGGAAGCTAGAGCATATCGGCAAGCAGTGGAGATCGCGGTAGACTTTCCCCACATTAGCTCTGATTTAGCTTTTACTGCATACACG GATCATATTTTTAACATGAGATCTGATTATTTTGACCGTGAAGAAATTGATCCTCTTCTTTTTGATATTTGGAAGCGTGTCACTAAGCAAAAG ATTACATTCAGACAGGCTCTGGACCAAATTCGGCAAGAGAACATGTTCCCTCGACATGAGAAGTGTATACAATTTGTACTGGATTATAGTAGTACCTATACTCGCTTGCAATTAACT tTTGATACTTGTGTGGAAGACATCCCTGATGAG ACTCCAGAGGATGAAGGACGTAGGTTGATTACAATGGCGGTCTGGACTAAG cttcacaaagagaaGACGTGGAGTGAGTATATTATGAGGAAGATAGAGATTGCTAAACACATTGGGTTGGATCTCCAA GCTACATGTATCCCAATTTAA